The following is a genomic window from Chryseobacterium sp. StRB126.
TATTAAGGTATTGCCCGTTGATATAATCGAAACCGGTAGGAGAGTTCATCCACGCATTGGCAGCTACCACCAGAATACCAGAAGCCAGTCCACTTACCCCTACAAGAAAACCACAGAACCAGTGAAACCATTTATTGAATTTATCCCATCCATATAAAAAGAATCCGATGGCGATAGCTTCAATAAAGAAAGCCGTCCCCTCTAATGAGAATGGCATCCCAAAGATAGGGCCTGCATGTTTCATAAACCCGGGCCATAGAAGCCCCAGTTCAAAGGAAAGCATAGTTCCTGAAACAGCTCCGGTAGCAAATAAGATAGCAACCCCTTTACTCCAGGCCTTTGTAAGTCCTTTATATACTTCGTTATTTGTTTTTAGATACTTCCAATGGGCAAAAGCCATTAGAAAAGGCATCACCATTCCCACACAGGAGAATATGATATGGAAGCCCAGAGAAAGCGCCATCTGGGCGCGGGCAGCTATAAAATCATCCATAATATCAACTTTTCAGTAAATAAATTTACGCATAAATTATTGATGTTGAGTATGATTTAAAACAGTAGAGATATAACAAATACATTTTAACTTTGAATGTTTTATTGGTTAGTTATTTCTTATGTTTTCCCTAAGAAAACTCTACATTTTTTTGACACTTTTTAACTTTCATAACTCGAAAAAAATCACGATATTTGTAAGTCTTTGCATATAGCAAGATTTTTAATATTTAATATGAGTCAAAAACAATATACAGCTAGTAGTATTCAGGCATTGGAAGGAATGGAGCACGTACGTATGCGTCCTTCAATGTACATTGGTGATGTAGGATTAAGAGGTCTTCACCATTTGGTTTATGAAGTAGTAGATAACTCTATCGACGAAGCATTGGCAGGATTCTGTGACACGATATTCGTTGCCATTAAAGAAGGAAACGGAATCGAGGTTAGCGATAACGGTAGAGGTATTCCGGTTGACTTCCACGAAAAAGAACAAAAATCTGCTCTTGAAGTTGTAATGACGAAAATTGGAGCCGGTGGTAAGTTTGATAAAGATTCTTACAAGGTTTCAGGAGGGCTTCACGGAGTAGGGGTATCGTGTGTGAATGCACTTTCCAACGAAATGATCACTACTGTTTACAGAGACGGGAACGTCTACCAGCAAATATATTCAAAAGGAAAAGCTCAGACAGGAGTAGAAGAGATTGGAAACAGTGATAAGAGAGGTACAAAACAGTTCTTCCAGCCGGATGATACTATTTTTACAGAATTAGTTTACAATTATGATACGTTGGCAACCCGTTTAAGAGAGCTTTCTTACCTTAATAAAGGAATTACCATTACCCTTACAGACGAAAGAGAGAAGGGAGAAGATGGGTCTTTTAAATCAGAAATTTTTCATTCTGAAGGAGGGTTAAAAGAGTTTGTTGCTTATATCGATGGAAATCGTGAATCTATTATGGAGCATGTGATTTTCATGGAAGGAGAAAGAGATAATATCCCTGTAGAAGTAGCAATGCGTTACAACACTTCTTTCAATGAGAATCTTCACTCTTATGTAAATAACATCAACACTCATGAAGGAGGAACTCACTTGGCTGGTTTTAGAAGAGCTTTAACAAGAACTTTAAAGAAATATGCAGACGAATTGGGGCTTCCGGCAAAAGAAAAAGTAGAAATTACAGGAGATGACTTCCGTGAAGGATTAACCGCTGTAATTTCTGTAAAAGTAATGGAACCTCAGTTTGAAGGACAGACTAAAACGAAATTAGGAAATTCTGAAGTTTCTGGTGCTGTAGATAAAATTGTAGGGGAGATGCTTACTAACTTTTTGGAAGAGAATCCTAATGAAGCTAAGATTATTGTTCAAAAAGTTGTTCTAGCTGCAAAAGCAAGACAGGCTGCTAAGAAAGCCCGTGAAATGGTTCAGCGAAAATCTCCGATGGGAGGTTCTGGACTTCCCGGAAAATTATCTGATTGTTCATCTAAAGATCCGGCAGAATCAGAAATATTCCTTGTAGAGGGAGATTCCGCAGGTGGAACAGCTAAACAGGGACGTGACAGACACTTCCAAGCTATTCTTCCATTAAGAGGTAAAATTTTGAACGTAGAGAAATCTATGCTTCATAAAGTATATGATAATGAAGAGATCAGGAATATTTATACTGCTCTTGGAGTTTCTGTAGGAACAGAAGAAGATAGCAAAGCATTGAACATGGCTAAATTGAGATACCATAAGATCGTTATCATGACCGATGCCGATATTGATGGATCTCACATCTCTACATTGATTCTTACTTTCTTCTTCAGATATATGAAGGAACTTATTGAGAACGGATATATTTATATTGCTCAACCACCTTTATATTTATTGAAGAGAGGGAACAAAAAGATATATGCTTATAACGAGAAAGAGCGCGAAGAGTTTACTCTGGAAATGTCTCCGGACGGAAAAGGAGTTGAAGTACAACGTTACAAAGGTCTTG
Proteins encoded in this region:
- the gyrB gene encoding DNA topoisomerase (ATP-hydrolyzing) subunit B, with the translated sequence MSQKQYTASSIQALEGMEHVRMRPSMYIGDVGLRGLHHLVYEVVDNSIDEALAGFCDTIFVAIKEGNGIEVSDNGRGIPVDFHEKEQKSALEVVMTKIGAGGKFDKDSYKVSGGLHGVGVSCVNALSNEMITTVYRDGNVYQQIYSKGKAQTGVEEIGNSDKRGTKQFFQPDDTIFTELVYNYDTLATRLRELSYLNKGITITLTDEREKGEDGSFKSEIFHSEGGLKEFVAYIDGNRESIMEHVIFMEGERDNIPVEVAMRYNTSFNENLHSYVNNINTHEGGTHLAGFRRALTRTLKKYADELGLPAKEKVEITGDDFREGLTAVISVKVMEPQFEGQTKTKLGNSEVSGAVDKIVGEMLTNFLEENPNEAKIIVQKVVLAAKARQAAKKAREMVQRKSPMGGSGLPGKLSDCSSKDPAESEIFLVEGDSAGGTAKQGRDRHFQAILPLRGKILNVEKSMLHKVYDNEEIRNIYTALGVSVGTEEDSKALNMAKLRYHKIVIMTDADIDGSHISTLILTFFFRYMKELIENGYIYIAQPPLYLLKRGNKKIYAYNEKEREEFTLEMSPDGKGVEVQRYKGLGEMNPEQLWETTLNPEHRILKQVTIDNAVEADSVFSMLMGDEVPPRREFIEKNAKYAKIDA